In a genomic window of [Empedobacter] haloabium:
- a CDS encoding PEP-CTERM sorting domain-containing protein has translation MKTIKPIVQIIAAATLAMAGAAHAGVIVNSVASQGLTTQAGANFGSASIARTVPVWSVTDDATLLAFCIDPTTPMFTTTTTYAGTTNAVFDDDVKRLYSQYYSSIDYSGMGQVTGAKRVTALSFQLALWELIADDGNLASGALAVVMSDNGPKAQIIINGAAAMLATAQDESLAIENKYRFTTYAAAGSQSVVTVSAVPEPSSLAMFGLGLAALGFVARRRRG, from the coding sequence ATGAAAACCATCAAACCCATCGTCCAGATCATCGCCGCCGCCACCCTGGCCATGGCGGGCGCCGCCCACGCCGGCGTCATCGTCAACTCCGTCGCCTCGCAGGGCCTCACGACGCAGGCCGGCGCCAACTTCGGCAGCGCCAGCATCGCCCGCACCGTGCCCGTGTGGAGCGTGACGGACGACGCCACGCTGCTGGCCTTCTGCATCGACCCTACCACGCCGATGTTCACCACCACGACGACGTATGCCGGGACGACCAACGCCGTCTTCGACGACGACGTCAAGCGCCTGTACTCGCAGTACTACTCGAGTATCGACTATTCGGGCATGGGCCAGGTGACGGGCGCCAAGCGTGTGACGGCACTGAGCTTCCAGCTGGCGCTGTGGGAACTGATTGCCGACGACGGCAACCTGGCCAGCGGCGCGCTGGCCGTTGTAATGAGCGACAACGGCCCCAAGGCGCAGATCATCATCAACGGCGCGGCCGCCATGCTGGCGACTGCGCAGGACGAGAGCCTCGCCATCGAAAACAAGTACCGCTTCACCACCTACGCGGCGGCCGGTTCGCAGAGCGTGGTGACGGTCAGCGCCGTGCCGGAGCCGTCGTCGCTGGCGATGTTCGGCCTCGGCCTGGCCGCGCTGGGCTTCGTCGCGCGCCGCCGCCGCGGCTGA
- a CDS encoding cytochrome ubiquinol oxidase subunit I, with protein MLGFTALELARIQFAFTMAFHIVFPALTIGMASYLAVLEGCWLVTRRAVYLDLYHYWLRIFAVTFGMGVVSGIVMAYQFGTNWSQFSEFAGGITGPLLAYEVLTAFFLEAGFLGVMLFGRTRVGPGLHFFATCMVALGTLISATWILASNSWMQTPQGHAIVNGRAVPVDWLAVILNPSFPYRLAHMGTAAYLSTALFVGAAGAWQLLRGRDGAAVRKMLSMAMWMVLLVAPLQAVIGDLHGLNTARHQPAKLAAMEGHWDNRPGEALPLLLFGIPDMQAERTRHAVGIPHLGSVILTHSWNGQVPGLKQFPADERPNALIVFWSFRAMVGLGLAMIALGVWSLWLRRGGRLYGQRRFLRAAVAMGPAGLLAILAGWVTTEVGRQPWVVYGLLRTADAVSPHGAGTLALTLALFVVSYLFVFGVGIAYVLRLVRKGPQAADLQQAPQGGPGAGRTPARPLSAAQEGADEGLPLPPDRGGD; from the coding sequence ATGTTGGGATTTACCGCACTCGAACTGGCCAGGATCCAGTTCGCGTTCACGATGGCGTTCCACATCGTATTTCCGGCATTGACGATCGGCATGGCCAGCTACCTGGCCGTGCTGGAAGGCTGCTGGCTCGTCACGCGCCGGGCCGTCTACCTGGATCTGTATCATTACTGGCTGCGCATCTTTGCCGTGACGTTCGGCATGGGCGTGGTGTCCGGCATCGTGATGGCCTACCAGTTCGGCACCAACTGGAGCCAGTTCTCCGAATTCGCCGGCGGCATCACCGGGCCGCTGCTGGCCTACGAGGTGCTGACCGCCTTCTTCCTGGAGGCGGGCTTCCTCGGTGTGATGCTGTTCGGGCGTACGCGCGTCGGGCCGGGCCTGCATTTCTTCGCCACCTGCATGGTGGCCCTGGGCACGCTGATCTCGGCCACCTGGATCCTGGCCTCGAACAGCTGGATGCAGACGCCGCAGGGCCATGCAATCGTCAACGGCCGCGCCGTGCCGGTGGACTGGCTGGCCGTCATCCTGAATCCTTCCTTCCCGTACCGGCTGGCCCACATGGGCACGGCGGCCTACCTGTCGACGGCGCTGTTCGTGGGCGCTGCCGGCGCCTGGCAGCTGCTGCGCGGGCGCGACGGCGCGGCGGTGCGCAAGATGCTGTCGATGGCGATGTGGATGGTGCTGCTGGTGGCGCCGCTGCAGGCGGTGATCGGCGACCTGCACGGCCTGAACACGGCGCGCCACCAGCCGGCCAAGCTGGCGGCGATGGAAGGGCACTGGGACAACCGTCCCGGCGAGGCGCTGCCACTGCTGCTGTTCGGCATCCCGGACATGCAGGCGGAACGGACCCGCCATGCCGTCGGCATCCCGCACCTGGGCAGCGTGATCCTGACGCACAGCTGGAACGGCCAGGTGCCCGGCCTGAAGCAGTTCCCGGCCGACGAGCGGCCGAACGCCCTGATCGTATTCTGGAGCTTTCGCGCGATGGTGGGCCTGGGCCTGGCCATGATCGCGCTGGGCGTGTGGAGCCTGTGGCTGCGCCGCGGCGGCCGCCTGTATGGCCAGCGCCGGTTCCTGCGTGCGGCCGTGGCGATGGGGCCGGCCGGGCTGCTGGCCATCCTGGCCGGCTGGGTCACGACCGAGGTGGGCCGTCAGCCGTGGGTCGTGTACGGCCTGCTGCGCACGGCCGACGCGGTGTCGCCGCATGGCGCCGGCACGCTGGCGCTGACCTTGGCGCTGTTCGTCGTCAGCTACCTGTTCGTGTTCGGCGTCGGCATCGCCTACGTGCTGCGGCTGGTGCGCAAGGGGCCGCAGGCGGCCGACCTGCAGCAGGCGCCGCAGGGCGGCCCGGGCGCCGGGCGCACGCCGGCCCGGCCGCTGTCGGCGGCGCAGGAGGGGGCGGACGAGGGATTGCCGTTGCCGCCTGACCGGGGAGGGGATTGA
- the cydB gene encoding cytochrome d ubiquinol oxidase subunit II produces MDVDITVIWAAIVFFGVFMYVVMDGFDLGIGMLYPFVPARADRDVMMNTVAPVWDGNETWLVLGGAGLLAAFPVAYSIVLSGLYLPLIFMLLGLLFRGVAFEFRFKARERERHVWDKAFIGGSLVAAFFQGVALGAFLSGIPVSGRSFSGTALGWLSPFALAAGCGTMIAYTLLGATWLIMKTEGSLQQRMLRLTRPLTFLMLAAIVAVSVWTPLRYPQVAERWFSFPNMALLAPVPALVLLAVFVLLRSLSRNPHRLPFLMALALVFLAYAGMAISIWPHIVPPYITIWEAAAPPSSQRFALAGTLCILPFILMYTAWSYFVFRGKVKAGEGYH; encoded by the coding sequence ATGGACGTCGACATCACCGTGATCTGGGCCGCCATCGTCTTTTTCGGCGTGTTCATGTACGTCGTCATGGACGGCTTCGACCTGGGCATCGGCATGCTGTACCCGTTCGTGCCGGCGCGGGCCGACCGCGACGTGATGATGAACACCGTGGCGCCCGTGTGGGACGGCAACGAGACCTGGCTGGTGCTGGGCGGCGCGGGTTTGCTGGCGGCCTTTCCGGTGGCGTATTCGATCGTGCTGTCCGGCCTGTACCTGCCGCTGATCTTCATGCTGCTGGGATTGCTGTTTCGCGGCGTCGCGTTCGAGTTCCGCTTCAAGGCGCGCGAGCGCGAGCGCCACGTCTGGGACAAGGCCTTCATCGGCGGCTCGCTGGTGGCCGCGTTCTTCCAGGGCGTGGCGCTGGGTGCCTTCCTGAGCGGCATTCCGGTCTCCGGCCGCAGCTTCAGCGGCACGGCGCTGGGCTGGCTGTCGCCGTTCGCGCTGGCCGCCGGCTGCGGCACGATGATCGCCTACACGCTGCTGGGCGCCACCTGGCTGATCATGAAGACGGAAGGGTCGTTGCAGCAGCGCATGCTGCGCCTCACGCGGCCGCTGACATTCCTGATGCTGGCGGCCATCGTCGCGGTCAGCGTCTGGACGCCGCTGCGCTACCCGCAGGTGGCCGAGCGCTGGTTCAGCTTCCCCAATATGGCGCTGCTCGCGCCGGTACCGGCGCTGGTGCTGCTGGCCGTGTTCGTGCTGCTGCGCTCCCTGTCGCGCAACCCGCACCGGCTGCCCTTCCTGATGGCGCTGGCGCTGGTGTTCCTGGCCTACGCGGGCATGGCGATCAGCATCTGGCCGCACATCGTGCCGCCCTACATCACGATCTGGGAAGCGGCGGCGCCGCCATCGAGCCAGCGCTTCGCGCTGGCCGGCACGCTGTGCATCCTGCCGTTCATCCTGATGTATACCGCCTGGTCGTACTTCGTCTTCCGCGGCAAGGTCAAGGCGGGCGAGGGCTACCACTAA
- a CDS encoding DUF2474 family protein, with protein sequence MAPRWLRRLGWLLVFWCGGVAALAAVAGLLRLLMHAAGMR encoded by the coding sequence ATGGCGCCGCGCTGGCTGCGCCGGCTCGGCTGGCTGCTGGTGTTCTGGTGCGGCGGCGTGGCGGCGCTGGCCGCGGTGGCGGGGTTGCTGCGCCTGCTGATGCACGCGGCCGGCATGCGCTGA
- a CDS encoding molecular chaperone TorD family protein: protein MPGQSACCSASQPTVAPVAPPLGAEDQARADLYALAARLLLAPPDAALLADLAAADPILGSHDERPLEDAWERLVLAAGVVDAAAVAEEFDGLFISLGTPPVNPYGSLYLSGFLNDTPLARLRADLAALGLARVAGVAEFEDHLGALCETMRVLILSGRPLTRQRQLFDAHVAPWFERGLADIGRGPGANFYRVVADFVAAFLTIEAQAFAVDGTADLALA, encoded by the coding sequence GTGCCGGGCCAGTCAGCGTGTTGTTCCGCCAGCCAACCCACCGTCGCGCCCGTCGCGCCGCCGCTCGGCGCTGAAGACCAGGCCCGGGCCGACCTGTACGCGTTGGCCGCGCGCCTGCTGCTGGCACCGCCGGACGCGGCCTTGCTGGCCGACCTGGCAGCGGCCGATCCGATCCTCGGCAGCCACGACGAACGGCCCCTGGAGGATGCGTGGGAGCGCCTCGTGCTGGCCGCTGGCGTCGTCGATGCCGCGGCGGTGGCGGAAGAATTCGATGGCCTCTTCATCAGCCTGGGCACGCCGCCCGTCAATCCCTACGGTTCCCTGTACCTGTCCGGCTTCCTCAACGATACGCCGCTGGCGCGCCTGCGCGCCGACCTGGCCGCGCTGGGATTGGCCCGGGTCGCCGGCGTCGCCGAGTTCGAGGACCACCTCGGTGCGCTGTGCGAGACGATGCGCGTGCTGATCCTGTCCGGCCGGCCGCTGACGCGCCAACGGCAGTTGTTCGACGCCCATGTCGCGCCCTGGTTCGAGCGCGGCCTGGCCGATATCGGGCGGGGACCGGGGGCGAACTTCTATCGTGTCGTGGCGGACTTCGTCGCGGCGTTTCTCACCATCGAAGCGCAGGCCTTCGCCGTCGACGGCACGGCCGATCTGGCGCTCGCTTGA
- a CDS encoding formate dehydrogenase has translation MTDIDSTATGDEQLRARRAFLKVAPLGALALVAGPAPAAAAAAPVAAAAQPAQRGYHETEHIRRYYQTAAYW, from the coding sequence ATGACCGACATCGACTCCACCGCCACCGGCGACGAGCAGTTGCGCGCGCGGCGCGCCTTCCTGAAGGTCGCGCCACTGGGCGCCCTGGCGCTGGTGGCCGGGCCGGCTCCGGCCGCCGCAGCGGCGGCACCGGTGGCGGCAGCGGCGCAGCCGGCCCAGCGCGGCTATCACGAGACGGAGCACATCCGCCGCTACTACCAGACTGCCGCGTACTGGTAA
- a CDS encoding formate dehydrogenase subunit alpha → MSLQKITPDEGRRRRRFLVGAGITAGAGALARHLPLNIMQPAAAADPVPNAPVKTEIKHTVCSHCSVGCSVEAVVSNGVWVRQEPAFDSPLNMGAHCAKGASVREHGFGEHRLRYPMKLVKGKYQRISWDQAIDEIGERLLALRQNAGPDALMVIGSSKHNNEQAYLLRKWVSLWGSNNVDHQARICHSTTVAGVAQTYGYGAMTNSFNDLHYSKAVLFIGSNPAEAHPISMLHFLHAKELGAKMIVIDPRFTRTARFAHHYIRIRPGTDIALVWGILWHIFANGWEDRKFIADRTYGMEEVRKEVAKWTPEKVSDVTGVPEAAVRTAAEMLALNRPSSVVWCMGITQHHVGTANVRALSILQLALGNIGVPGGGANIYRGHDNVQGATDVGPNADSLPGYYGLAEGAWKHFATVWDVDYEWLKGRFGSKELMEKPGITVSRWYDAVNEQAQYMDQPSNLRAVFYWGHAPNSQTRLPDMKAAMQKLDMLVVIDPYPSLTAAMHGRQDGVYLLPAASQFETQGSVTASNRSIQWRERVIQPLFECKTDHEIMYLFARKLGFAEQLCKRIKVVHNEPVVEDILREINRSCWTIGYTGCSPERLKLHMENKHTFNPTTLRAESGPCKGDYYGLPWPCWGTPEMKHPGTPILYDLSKPIAQGGLPFRANWGVEHDGQSLLAADGSTNRDSEIDTGYPEFDHVFLKKLGWWAELTPAEQAAAEGKNWKTDLSGGIIRVAIAHGCAPYGNARARCHVWNFPDPVPVHREPLLSPRRDLVAKYPTYDDKANFWRLPTLYKSVQAVDFSKDYPLIMTSGRLVEYEGGGEETRSNPWLAELQQHMFCEVNPQDAAQVGAKLGEYIWIETPTGARLKMMAMVTPRVPPGTVWMPFHFGGWWMGEDLEKHYPEGGAPEVRGESVNTGWTYGYDAVTMMQETKVSLCRLARA, encoded by the coding sequence ATGTCCCTGCAAAAGATCACGCCCGACGAAGGCCGCCGCCGGCGCCGCTTCCTGGTCGGTGCCGGCATCACGGCCGGTGCGGGGGCGCTGGCGCGCCACCTGCCGTTGAACATCATGCAGCCGGCGGCAGCGGCCGACCCCGTGCCGAACGCGCCCGTCAAGACCGAGATCAAGCACACCGTGTGCAGCCACTGCTCGGTGGGCTGCTCGGTCGAGGCGGTGGTCAGCAACGGCGTCTGGGTGCGCCAGGAGCCGGCGTTCGATTCGCCGCTGAACATGGGGGCCCACTGCGCCAAGGGCGCGTCGGTACGCGAGCACGGCTTCGGCGAACACCGGCTGCGCTATCCGATGAAGCTGGTCAAGGGCAAGTACCAGCGCATCTCCTGGGACCAGGCCATCGACGAGATCGGCGAGCGCCTGCTGGCTTTGCGCCAGAACGCCGGGCCGGATGCGCTGATGGTGATCGGCAGCTCGAAGCACAACAACGAGCAGGCCTACCTGCTGCGCAAATGGGTCTCGCTATGGGGTTCCAACAACGTCGACCACCAGGCCCGCATCTGCCACTCCACCACCGTGGCCGGCGTCGCGCAGACCTACGGCTACGGCGCGATGACCAATTCCTTCAACGACCTCCATTACAGCAAGGCGGTGCTGTTCATCGGCTCCAACCCGGCCGAGGCGCACCCGATCTCGATGCTGCACTTCCTGCATGCGAAAGAGCTGGGCGCGAAGATGATCGTCATCGACCCGCGCTTCACGCGCACGGCGCGCTTCGCCCACCACTACATCCGCATCCGTCCCGGCACGGACATCGCGCTGGTGTGGGGCATCCTGTGGCACATCTTCGCCAACGGCTGGGAGGATAGAAAGTTCATCGCGGACCGCACCTACGGCATGGAGGAGGTGCGCAAGGAAGTGGCCAAGTGGACGCCGGAAAAGGTGTCGGACGTGACGGGCGTGCCGGAAGCGGCGGTGCGCACGGCCGCCGAGATGCTGGCGCTGAACCGGCCGTCGTCCGTGGTGTGGTGCATGGGCATCACGCAGCACCACGTGGGCACGGCCAATGTGCGGGCGCTGTCGATCCTGCAGCTCGCGCTGGGCAATATCGGCGTGCCGGGCGGCGGCGCCAACATCTACCGTGGCCACGACAACGTGCAGGGCGCCACCGACGTGGGACCGAACGCCGATTCGCTGCCCGGCTACTACGGCCTGGCCGAGGGCGCGTGGAAGCATTTCGCCACCGTGTGGGACGTCGATTATGAATGGTTGAAAGGGCGCTTCGGCTCCAAGGAACTGATGGAAAAGCCGGGCATCACGGTTTCGCGCTGGTACGACGCGGTCAACGAGCAGGCCCAGTACATGGACCAGCCCAGCAACCTGCGTGCGGTGTTCTACTGGGGCCACGCACCGAACAGCCAGACCCGCCTGCCGGACATGAAGGCGGCCATGCAGAAGCTCGACATGCTGGTCGTGATCGACCCATATCCCAGCCTGACGGCAGCCATGCACGGCCGCCAGGACGGCGTCTACCTGCTGCCGGCTGCCTCGCAGTTCGAGACACAGGGCTCGGTGACGGCGTCGAATCGCAGCATCCAGTGGCGCGAACGGGTGATCCAGCCGCTGTTCGAATGCAAGACGGACCATGAGATCATGTACCTGTTCGCGCGCAAGCTGGGCTTCGCCGAGCAGCTGTGCAAGCGCATCAAGGTGGTCCACAACGAGCCGGTGGTGGAGGACATCCTGCGCGAGATCAACCGCTCGTGCTGGACGATCGGCTACACGGGCTGCTCGCCCGAGCGCCTGAAGCTCCACATGGAAAACAAGCACACCTTCAATCCCACCACGCTGCGCGCCGAGTCGGGACCCTGCAAGGGCGACTACTACGGCCTGCCCTGGCCGTGCTGGGGCACGCCGGAGATGAAGCACCCGGGCACGCCGATCCTGTACGACCTGTCCAAGCCGATCGCGCAGGGCGGCCTGCCGTTCCGCGCGAACTGGGGCGTGGAGCACGACGGCCAGTCGCTGCTGGCGGCGGACGGCTCGACCAACCGGGACAGCGAGATCGATACCGGCTACCCGGAGTTCGACCACGTGTTCCTGAAAAAGCTGGGCTGGTGGGCCGAGCTGACGCCGGCCGAGCAGGCTGCTGCCGAGGGCAAGAACTGGAAGACCGACCTGTCCGGCGGGATCATCCGCGTGGCCATCGCGCACGGCTGCGCGCCGTATGGCAATGCGCGGGCGCGCTGCCACGTGTGGAACTTCCCCGATCCCGTACCGGTGCACCGCGAGCCGCTGCTGTCGCCGCGGCGCGACCTAGTGGCGAAGTATCCCACCTACGACGACAAGGCCAACTTCTGGCGCCTGCCCACCCTGTACAAGTCGGTGCAGGCGGTGGACTTCTCGAAGGACTATCCGCTGATCATGACGTCCGGCCGCCTGGTCGAATACGAGGGCGGCGGCGAGGAGACCCGTTCCAATCCCTGGCTGGCCGAGCTGCAGCAGCACATGTTCTGCGAGGTGAACCCGCAGGACGCGGCGCAGGTGGGCGCGAAGCTGGGCGAATACATCTGGATCGAGACGCCGACGGGCGCGCGCCTGAAGATGATGGCGATGGTCACGCCGCGGGTGCCGCCCGGGACGGTGTGGATGCCGTTCCACTTCGGCGGCTGGTGGATGGGCGAGGACCTGGAGAAGCATTACCCGGAGGGCGGCGCCCCGGAAGTGCGCGGCGAGTCCGTCAACACCGGCTGGACGTACGGCTACGACGCCGTGACGATGATGCAGGAAACCAAGGTCTCGCTGTGCCGGCTGGCGCGGGCCTGA
- the fdh3B gene encoding formate dehydrogenase FDH3 subunit beta: MAARMKFICDTERCIDCNGCVTACKNEHELPWGINRRRVVTINDGVPGERSVSVACMHCTDAPCLAVCPVNCIYHTEDGIVLHSKDQCIGCGYCYYACPFGAPQFPETGLFNHRGKMDKCTFCAGGPEPDTSDAEFKKYGRNRIAEGKLPACAEMCGTKALLGGDADVVANIYRQRVETRGYGPELWGWKIAYGRSKRGETQVRGDLPRENQQVGDSQNDPWRIP; the protein is encoded by the coding sequence ATGGCCGCACGCATGAAATTCATCTGCGACACGGAGCGCTGCATCGACTGCAACGGCTGCGTGACCGCCTGCAAGAACGAGCACGAACTGCCGTGGGGGATCAACCGCCGCCGCGTCGTGACGATCAACGACGGCGTGCCGGGCGAGCGCTCCGTCTCCGTCGCTTGCATGCACTGCACCGACGCGCCCTGCCTGGCGGTCTGCCCGGTGAACTGCATCTACCACACCGAGGACGGCATCGTCCTGCACAGCAAGGACCAGTGCATCGGCTGCGGCTACTGTTATTACGCCTGCCCGTTCGGCGCGCCGCAGTTCCCCGAGACGGGTCTGTTCAACCACCGCGGCAAGATGGACAAGTGCACCTTCTGCGCCGGCGGGCCGGAACCGGATACCTCGGACGCCGAGTTCAAGAAATACGGCCGCAACCGCATCGCCGAGGGCAAGCTGCCCGCCTGCGCCGAGATGTGCGGCACCAAGGCGCTGCTGGGCGGCGATGCCGATGTCGTCGCCAACATCTACCGCCAGCGCGTCGAGACGCGCGGCTACGGTCCCGAGCTGTGGGGCTGGAAGATCGCCTACGGCCGCTCGAAGCGCGGCGAAACCCAGGTGCGGGGCGACCTGCCGCGCGAGAACCAGCAGGTCGGCGACAGCCAGAACGATCCATGGAGGATCCCGTGA
- a CDS encoding formate dehydrogenase subunit gamma yields the protein MGPLIFARARSWLAFLLLLWAFAQFAHAAVPNKDATPAYAEEQTMLQVEADSRTPEPGLADPASGRVHVDRHYLGQYGATEGNVIVQRGGNTWREWRNGPLATTAGMILVLALLAIFLFYSAVGPARLDAPESGRRLQRFNRWERWVHWATAISFLLLAATGLVILFGKVVLLPLLGHDIFSSLAYVSKYLHNFAGPLFIVCSVLMFVTFLRRNIPRRVDWQWVRQGGGLVTHKHVPAGFFNAGEKAWFWFGVTLLGLVMSVSGLVLDFAVGQTRYVMQIANYLHLAGATFYIAAAMGHIYIGTLGTPGAYRAMREGYVDEEWARAHHSLWYEEVQATGQGGTRPPPAGHPHPRPGPGNAPRGH from the coding sequence ATGGGACCTCTCATCTTCGCGCGCGCTCGGTCATGGCTGGCCTTCCTGCTGCTGCTGTGGGCCTTCGCGCAATTCGCCCACGCCGCCGTTCCCAACAAGGACGCGACGCCGGCCTATGCGGAAGAGCAGACGATGCTGCAGGTCGAAGCCGACTCGCGCACGCCCGAACCGGGCCTGGCCGACCCGGCCTCCGGCCGCGTGCACGTCGACCGGCACTACCTCGGCCAGTACGGCGCCACCGAGGGCAACGTCATCGTCCAGCGCGGCGGCAATACCTGGCGCGAATGGCGCAACGGTCCGCTCGCCACGACGGCCGGCATGATCCTCGTGCTGGCGCTGCTGGCGATCTTCCTGTTCTACAGCGCCGTCGGTCCGGCCCGCCTCGATGCGCCGGAATCGGGCCGGCGCCTGCAGCGCTTCAACCGCTGGGAGCGCTGGGTGCACTGGGCCACGGCCATCAGCTTCCTGCTGCTGGCGGCAACCGGCCTCGTCATCCTGTTCGGCAAGGTGGTGCTGCTGCCGCTGCTGGGACACGACATCTTTTCGAGCCTGGCCTACGTGTCGAAGTACCTGCACAATTTCGCCGGGCCGCTGTTCATCGTCTGCTCGGTGCTGATGTTCGTCACCTTCCTGCGCCGCAACATCCCGCGCCGCGTGGACTGGCAATGGGTCAGGCAGGGCGGCGGGCTGGTGACGCACAAGCACGTGCCGGCCGGCTTCTTCAACGCCGGCGAGAAGGCGTGGTTCTGGTTCGGCGTGACCTTGCTGGGCCTCGTCATGTCGGTCAGCGGCCTGGTGCTCGATTTCGCCGTCGGCCAGACCCGCTACGTGATGCAGATCGCGAACTACCTGCATCTGGCGGGCGCCACCTTCTACATCGCCGCCGCGATGGGCCACATCTACATCGGCACCCTGGGCACGCCCGGCGCCTACCGCGCCATGCGCGAGGGCTACGTGGACGAGGAATGGGCGCGCGCCCACCACTCGCTGTGGTACGAGGAAGTGCAGGCAACGGGGCAGGGCGGCACGCGGCCACCGCCGGCCGGCCACCCGCATCCCCGGCCGGGCCCAGGCAACGCACCGCGGGGGCACTGA
- a CDS encoding DUF3305 domain-containing protein, whose amino-acid sequence MKLGSMPIAVIMQRRTPRHRWAGEAWAAVGIVRDSGSLPPLRMLSQSPEGDDYLVSGLELELYPDENEGYYENFMAPEAKVFVLWRMQDGRAMPVRASVSYVEGTRMFDSGENADGVAMPPEVQAWLRAYLHAHYQPKPKRGRQHG is encoded by the coding sequence ATGAAACTGGGAAGCATGCCGATCGCCGTGATCATGCAGCGCCGCACGCCGCGCCACCGCTGGGCCGGCGAGGCCTGGGCCGCCGTCGGCATCGTGCGCGACAGTGGCAGCCTGCCGCCGCTGCGGATGCTGTCGCAGAGTCCCGAGGGCGACGACTACCTCGTCTCCGGCCTGGAGCTGGAGCTGTACCCGGACGAGAACGAGGGCTACTACGAGAACTTCATGGCGCCGGAAGCGAAAGTGTTCGTGCTGTGGCGCATGCAGGACGGTCGCGCGATGCCGGTGCGCGCTTCCGTCAGCTACGTCGAGGGCACGCGCATGTTCGACTCCGGCGAGAACGCCGACGGGGTGGCGATGCCGCCGGAGGTGCAGGCCTGGCTGCGCGCCTACCTGCACGCGCATTACCAGCCGAAGCCGAAGCGGGGGCGCCAGCATGGCTGA
- a CDS encoding DUF3306 domain-containing protein, whose amino-acid sequence MAETSQSAGFLRRWSRLKSGVTEEAVAPAPAVAEPARPAPPTLADVAQLGADADFSRFVTPGVDGAVRRLALKKLFADPHFNVPDGLDIYMGDYTQASPIPAAMMAALQHARNVVGRVADEEDPAATTHPDPADTSKTDPTEPAGADPGVHAPSAAPDPAADPDPDDITV is encoded by the coding sequence ATGGCTGAAACATCGCAGTCGGCCGGTTTCCTGCGGCGCTGGTCGCGGCTGAAAAGCGGCGTCACCGAGGAGGCGGTCGCGCCAGCGCCGGCCGTCGCCGAGCCGGCCCGGCCGGCACCGCCCACGCTGGCCGACGTGGCGCAGCTGGGCGCGGACGCGGACTTCAGCCGCTTCGTGACGCCTGGCGTGGACGGCGCGGTGCGCCGGCTGGCGCTGAAAAAACTGTTCGCCGACCCGCACTTCAACGTGCCGGACGGCCTGGATATCTATATGGGCGACTACACGCAGGCCAGTCCGATCCCCGCCGCGATGATGGCCGCGCTGCAGCACGCGCGCAATGTGGTCGGCCGCGTGGCGGACGAGGAGGACCCTGCCGCCACGACGCACCCCGACCCGGCCGATACCAGCAAGACCGATCCGACCGAACCGGCCGGCGCCGATCCTGGCGTCCACGCGCCATCAGCGGCGCCGGACCCCGCGGCCGACCCCGACCCGGACGACATCACCGTATGA